Part of the Moorella sp. E308F genome, GGCCTAACGAAATTCTTATGGCCGACCCTGCCTTACTTTCACCGGAAGCCCAAAATTATATCCATCATCCAGGCGGCCATAACGAAGGCTGGCCTGATGGTTTAAAGAATATGATGCATAATTTTTATAGCTTTATTTTGGAAGGGAAAGACCCTCTGGCAGATGCTGCCAACTTTGCCACCTTTGCTGATGGTCATGCGGCTATGTGTATAATTGAAGCAATTTTAGAAAGCAATGCCACCCAGAAATGGGTGAAAGTAAATAATAGCTTTTAGTTGAAGCTGGGAGGGAGTAATTTGAAACTAGGGGTATTTACTGTCCTTTTTCAGAATAAACCGTTTGATGAAACACTGGATATTGTCAAAAGTTATGGCCTGGAAGCCGTGGAATTGGGTACTGGTAATTATCCCGGCAGCGCTCATTGCAATCCCGACGAACTACTTTCAGATACCCAAAAGCTCATCGCTTTTACCAAAGCACTTGAGGAAAGAGGATTAATCATAAGCGCCCTCAGTTGCCACGGCAACCCCTTACACCCGCAAAAGGAGGTTGCGCGCAGGTTTCATGAAACCTGGCGCAAGACGGTCCTGCTGGCTGAAAAGTTGGGGGTGGAATGCATTAATGTTTTCTCCGGCTGCCCGGGTGACTCGGATAATTCCTTGCATCCAAACTGGGTTACCTGTGCCTGGCCACCTGACTACCTGGAAGTTTTAAACTGGCAATGGGATACCAAACTTGTACCTTACTGGAAAGAAGAAGTAGCCTATGCTGCCCAACATAAGGTGCGTAAAATAGCTTTTGAAATGCATCCTGGATTTATGGTCTATAATCCGGAAACTTTATTGAAATTAAGAAACCTGGTTGGGCCGGAGATAGGAGCTAATTTTGATCCAAGTCATTTAGTATGGCAGGGTATCGATCCGGTTGAAGCAGTTAAGGTGCTGGGGAAAGAAAACGCCATTTTCCATGTCCATGCCAAGGATACTTACCTTGATAAGAGTAATATAAAGGTAAATGGAGTTTTAGATACTAAACCCTATCACCAGGTAGCGGAGCGTTCCTGGACCTTTAGGAGCGTAGGCTATGGGCTAAGCGAGGCGGTATGGAAAAATATTATCAGCGTCTTAAGGGTGGTTGGCTATGATTACGTTCTCAGTATCGAACATGAGGATTGCCTGGCATCTTCCCAGGAAGGCTTTTCAAAAGCGGTAAGCTGCCTCAAAGATTGTTTGTTCCGCGAGCCTGCCGGTGAAATGTGGTGGGCATAGTGAGTAAAGAGAGTATGCTGGCAGAGAATAATACCGGATTTACTATCGGCATTGATATGGGAGGCACCAAAATATTAACGGCGCTGGTAAACTCCCATGGAAATATTGTCAAGACTACTCGATATTCTACCGCTGTAACTGAGGGCAAGGATAGAATAATCGCGCAAATAACCCAAAGTGTTCACGAAGTATCGGCGGGACTGGATCTCGGTAGAGATATAATAGGTATAGGTGTTAGCTGCGCCGGACCGGTAGATCCGGAAAACGGTGTTCTGGTTCAGGGTACTAACCTGGGGTGGGACAACGCCCCTCTGAAATCAATCCTGGAGGATAGGTTTAAATTACCAGTATATGTAGAGAATGATGCCAATACCGCGGCTATAGCGGAACACCGTTTGGGTGCCGGTGCTGGAAGTAAGGATATGGTGTATGTTACTATTAGTACAGGAATAGGCGGCGGCCTTATTCTGGGAGGGCAAATCTACCGCGGTGCCAATTTTGCTGCGGGTGAAATAGGACACATTATTGTCGAAATTGAGGG contains:
- a CDS encoding sugar phosphate isomerase/epimerase family protein, with the translated sequence MKLGVFTVLFQNKPFDETLDIVKSYGLEAVELGTGNYPGSAHCNPDELLSDTQKLIAFTKALEERGLIISALSCHGNPLHPQKEVARRFHETWRKTVLLAEKLGVECINVFSGCPGDSDNSLHPNWVTCAWPPDYLEVLNWQWDTKLVPYWKEEVAYAAQHKVRKIAFEMHPGFMVYNPETLLKLRNLVGPEIGANFDPSHLVWQGIDPVEAVKVLGKENAIFHVHAKDTYLDKSNIKVNGVLDTKPYHQVAERSWTFRSVGYGLSEAVWKNIISVLRVVGYDYVLSIEHEDCLASSQEGFSKAVSCLKDCLFREPAGEMWWA
- a CDS encoding ROK family protein — its product is MSKESMLAENNTGFTIGIDMGGTKILTALVNSHGNIVKTTRYSTAVTEGKDRIIAQITQSVHEVSAGLDLGRDIIGIGVSCAGPVDPENGVLVQGTNLGWDNAPLKSILEDRFKLPVYVENDANTAAIAEHRLGAGAGSKDMVYVTISTGIGGGLILGGQIYRGANFAAGEIGHIIVEIEGPECNCGSRGCVEAVASGPATARRAVERIRRGETSAIIQMVEGELDKVTGEIVYRAAANGDSLAGEVVYQSGRYIGVALASLVNILNPEVIVIGGGVAKAGELLFKPLRENLTIRVMRSQREKVKVVASKFGSYSSVLGAAFLPYLTGE